In the genome of Dioscorea cayenensis subsp. rotundata cultivar TDr96_F1 chromosome 1, TDr96_F1_v2_PseudoChromosome.rev07_lg8_w22 25.fasta, whole genome shotgun sequence, one region contains:
- the LOC120264244 gene encoding pentatricopeptide repeat-containing protein At1g20300, mitochondrial — translation MAALTTKSTKLLLSKPLSPSDTQLLSHLHSLIITYHQSNPPSSSSLPPSPSFLSPSLSSSFSSLLPSPPSPSLVHSLIHLLSLPNHSPPFLPTLSFFNWYLSIHPPSSHPSPLPFLPMLDFAAKLRHFHISWHFLDLLHSHSIPIPLSAFSSLIRRYIRASLPDAAISAFLRIPSYNLQPTPSTFSLLISFLSKGRFASHAQSLFDSLKHKFPPDVVLYSNLVHAWCRAGRIDEAERVFREMKDNGINPNVYTFTSIIDAMCRAGQIPRAQELLCQMIDDGCSPNTATFNSFMRAHVKAGRTEQVLQVHNQMKQLGCEPDVITYNFLIETHCRKRQRNLDAAIKVLNQMIAKGCAPDAHTFNHVFKCVLELGDVNAAHKLYTKMREVKCEPNTVTYNLLMGLFSKAKSMDMVLRMKKEMEEEGVEANVNTYGVLISAFCERGHWKRAYGLMKEMVEQKCLKPSGPTREMVFGLLRNAGQLTKHEELVEKMVERGFISRYL, via the coding sequence ATGGCCGCTCTCACCACCAAATCCACCAAGCtccttctctccaaacccctcTCTCCATCTGATACCCAGCTCCTCTCTCATCTCCACTCCCTCATCATCACCTACCACCAATCCAACCCACCATCCTCTTCCTCCCTCCCACCATCCCCTTCCTTCCTCTCCCcctccctctcctcctccttctcctccctcCTCCCTTCCCCTCCTTCCCCTTCTCTCGTCCACTCCCTCATCCACCTCCTCTCCCTCCCCAACCACTCCCCTCCCTTCCTCCCCACCCTCTCCTTCTTCAACTGGTACCTTTCCATTCACCCCCCTTCTTCCCATCCTTCCCCTCTCCCCTTCCTCCCCATGCTCGATTTCGCCGCCAAGCTCCGCCATTTCCACATCTCCTGGCACTTCCTCGACCTCCTCCACTCCCACTCCATCCCCATTCCCCTCTCCGCCTTCTCCTCCCTCATCCGCCGTTACATCCGCGCCTCCCTCCCCGACGCTGCCATCTCCGCCTTCCTCCGCATCCCCAGCTACAACCTCCAGCCTACCCCTTCCACCTTCTCCCTCCTCATCTCCTTCCTCTCCAAGGGACGCTTCGCCTCCCACGCTCAATCCCTTTTCGATTCCCTCAAGCACAAGTTCCCTCCCGACGTCGTCCTCTACTCCAATCTCGTCCACGCCTGGTGCCGCGCCGGCCGCATCGACGAAGCCGAACGCGTCTTCCGTGAGATGAAAGACAATGGTATCAATCCCAATGTTTATACTTTCACTTCTATTATTGATGCTATGTGCCGTGCCGGCCAGATTCCTCGTGCTCAGGAGCTTCTTTGCCAGATGATTGATGATGGTTGTAGCCCCAATACCGCAACTTTCAATAGTTTCATGCGTGCTCATGTCAAGGCTGGCCGGACTGAGCAGGTCTTGCAGGTGCATAACCAAATGAAGCAGCTTGGCTGTGAGCCTGATGTCATTACTTACAATTTCCTCATTGAGACTCATTGCCGGAAAAGGCAGAGGAATCTCGATGCCGCTATAAAGGTTTTGAACCAGATGATTGCCAAGGGCTGTGCTCCCGATGCACATACCTTCAACCATGTCTTCAAGTGTGTTTTGGAGCTCGGCGATGTGAATGCGGCGCATAAGTTGTATACTAAGATGAGGGAGGTCAAGTGTGAGCCGAATACGGTGACGTATAATTTGCTCATGGGGTTGTTCAGTAAGGCGAAATCTATGGATATGGTGTTGAGGATGAAGAAAGAGATGGAGGAAGAAGGGGTGGAGGCCAATGTGAATACATATGGAGTGTTGATCTCGGCTTTCTGCGAGAGGGGGCATTGGAAAAGGGCTTATGGGTTGATGAAGGAGATGGTGGAGCAGAAGTGCTTGAAGCCATCCGGGCCGACGCGTGAGATGGTGTTTGGGTTATTGAGGAATGCAGGGCAGCTGACAAAGCATGAGGAACTTGTGGAGAAGATGGTGGAGAGAGGGTTCATCTCCCGCTATTTATAG